In Selenihalanaerobacter shriftii, the DNA window TTGTGGTGATTTAATTATATTACAGTTTGGTCCACTATGGGCATTTTTTTATTAATTTTTTATTAGTTCAAGTTAATTTTACAATGAAGCAATATAATGATAATAAAAAACCACCTAAAAATATATTAGATGGTTAAAAACGTTTATATTTACTTTGCCAAATTATTAACTATTTAACAAATTCTTAGCTTAACTCTTTAGAAACAATAACTTTTTCATTAGAATCTAAAGTAGGTCACCATATTTCTATTGCCTTTGCTTGAATAGAAATAGATTGTGGAAAACCATCTAAAACAACACAAAGATCATTCAAATTTGACTCGGGAATAGGATTTTTCAAATAAATTACTGATAATTTTTGACGAGAGCTGCCTTTAATTGCTAGTACTTTAACCATCATACTCTCCCTCTTTTAAAATTAAACATAGTCTTAAGATATTAAAACAATTAGGCCCTATTATCTATAGATAATAGGGCCAATAACTAATCAAGGGCTTTTTTAAGTCCATTAGTTATTTCTTTTAAAGTATTTTCATCCGGTACATAATTTACTTTTATTTTATCCAATAAATCAAAACCACTCTTCTCTAAAAGATCAGCTACATGGTCAATACTTTCGCCACTCCATCCATAGGAACCAAAAGCTAAACCTGTCTTTTTACCATAAATTAATCCTTGTAAATAAGTTAAAAAACTAGCTACCGAAGGAAGCATATTATTATTTAGAGTCGGCGAACCAACGCAGACATATTCAGCCGTTAAGATATCAGTCATAATATTTGAAATATGATTAGTATCCAAATTTTTCATGCTAATGTCTATCCCTTTAGCTTCAAAAGCATTTTGAATTGCATAAGCAATTTTTTCAGTTGAATCCCACATTGTGTCATAAATAATTACAGCTTTTTCTTTATTTTCTTTGGTAACCCACCACTTATATTTTTCAACTATATCTGTAATAAATGAACGCCAAATAAGACCATGAGAAGGGGCAATCACTTCGATATCTAAATCAACAACTTTTTTTAAAACATTCTCAACTTGAAAGCTATAAGGGAATACTATATTAGCATAATATTTCTTAGCTTCCTTAATAGCAATATCACAAGAAACTTCATCGACAAATCGCTCCGAAGAAGCAAAATGCTGACCAAAAGCATCATTGGAAAATAGTATTTTATCATCGCCTGAATAGGTAACCATATTATCTGGCCAATGAACCATAGGAGTCAAGATAAAATCTAAATTTCTTTCACCGATATTTAATTGATCTCCGGTA includes these proteins:
- a CDS encoding FprA family A-type flavoprotein, which produces MEPVKIKENIHWVGAIDYDLRNFHGYLTEEGSTYNSYLIVDDKITLVDTVKENFADEMLERISKIINPAKIDYVVTNHVEMDHSGSLDKVMEVAENATVIISPKGRENLHIDYDEEWNFKTVTTGDQLNIGERNLDFILTPMVHWPDNMVTYSGDDKILFSNDAFGQHFASSERFVDEVSCDIAIKEAKKYYANIVFPYSFQVENVLKKVVDLDIEVIAPSHGLIWRSFITDIVEKYKWWVTKENKEKAVIIYDTMWDSTEKIAYAIQNAFEAKGIDISMKNLDTNHISNIMTDILTAEYVCVGSPTLNNNMLPSVASFLTYLQGLIYGKKTGLAFGSYGWSGESIDHVADLLEKSGFDLLDKIKVNYVPDENTLKEITNGLKKALD